From the genome of Polyangiaceae bacterium, one region includes:
- the thrC gene encoding threonine synthase: MTYRAELACFAGCPGSHPVTEPIYHCPKCGGLLQVVHDLSVLSKTSAADWKALFDQRYMRTSWPYGSGVWGKKEWVMPAVPDDLIVSMYEGGSNLFWAERYGRSLGLNDLWVKLCGNSHSGSFKDLGMTVLVSVVRLAVREGLKLKAVACASTGDTSAALAAYGAAAGLPVVVLLPRGKISTGQLVQPLAHGALVLGLDTDFDGCMKIVTQLAEEGHVYLANSMNALRLEGQKTVGIEITQQFDWEVPDFVILPSGNLGNASALFAGFKLMRELGLIDRYPRLVMAQAENANPLYRAWSAKQPSVTPIVASPTQATAIQIGNPVSAPRALAALEAMDGIVEQASEQELADAAARADRTGMYTCPHTAVALAALEKLVARGTIQPEHKVVCISTASGLKFTEFKVRYHEGQIPNVTSALANPPVQLPADYGQVVDAIARRFSKAS, from the coding sequence GTGACCTATCGTGCCGAGCTTGCATGCTTCGCGGGTTGCCCTGGAAGCCACCCGGTGACTGAACCCATCTACCACTGCCCCAAGTGCGGTGGTTTGCTTCAGGTCGTTCACGACCTGAGTGTGCTGTCGAAGACCAGCGCGGCGGATTGGAAAGCGCTGTTCGATCAGCGCTACATGCGCACCAGCTGGCCCTACGGCTCCGGCGTCTGGGGCAAGAAGGAATGGGTCATGCCGGCCGTCCCCGACGATTTGATCGTGAGCATGTACGAAGGCGGCTCGAACCTGTTCTGGGCCGAGCGCTATGGTAGGAGCCTAGGGCTGAATGACCTGTGGGTGAAGCTGTGCGGCAACAGCCACAGCGGTTCCTTCAAGGACCTGGGCATGACCGTCCTCGTCAGCGTCGTACGCCTCGCCGTGCGCGAAGGCTTGAAGCTGAAGGCAGTCGCCTGTGCGTCCACGGGCGATACCAGCGCGGCGCTCGCTGCCTACGGTGCAGCAGCCGGCCTTCCCGTGGTGGTACTGCTCCCGCGCGGCAAGATCTCCACGGGGCAGCTCGTGCAGCCCCTGGCGCACGGCGCCTTGGTCCTGGGCCTGGACACGGATTTCGACGGTTGCATGAAGATCGTCACCCAGTTGGCGGAAGAGGGGCACGTCTACCTCGCCAACAGCATGAACGCCCTGCGTCTCGAGGGTCAGAAAACGGTGGGTATCGAGATCACCCAGCAGTTCGATTGGGAGGTCCCGGACTTCGTGATCCTTCCCAGTGGCAATCTCGGCAACGCATCTGCGCTCTTTGCCGGTTTCAAGCTGATGCGTGAGCTCGGCCTGATCGATCGCTACCCGCGCTTGGTGATGGCGCAGGCAGAGAACGCCAACCCCCTCTATCGCGCCTGGTCGGCGAAGCAGCCTTCGGTGACGCCCATCGTCGCGTCGCCAACCCAAGCGACAGCGATCCAGATCGGCAACCCCGTGAGCGCCCCTCGCGCCCTCGCCGCCCTGGAGGCCATGGATGGCATCGTGGAGCAGGCCAGCGAGCAGGAGCTGGCAGATGCCGCGGCACGGGCAGATCGCACCGGCATGTACACCTGCCCCCACACTGCCGTTGCCCTCGCGGCGCTGGAGAAGCTGGTGGCGCGCGGAACGATTCAGCCCGAGCACAAGGTCGTCTGCATTTCCACGGCGAGCGGACTGAAGTTCACCGAGTTCAAAGTGCGCTACCACGAAGGACAGATCCCGAACGTGACCTCGGCGCTGGCCAATCCCCCCGTACAGTTGCCTGCGGACTACGGTCAAGTCGTGGATGCCATCGCGCGGCGCTTTTCGAAGGCGAGCTGA
- a CDS encoding PEGA domain-containing protein encodes MQNFSFSMRFPGLGAAMVAGCLATTFAAPPAQAQGKAAAAKPDKKTVDAARKAYAAGEKAFAAGKYEEAYDSFKKADEAIPSPHAQYWMAAALDKQGKKDDAAAAYEKFLANPGKEKAGADKLDEAKKRLEDLKGKPIGEVSIVTTPAGATVMIDGQPQMGEAPMIVKLAPGKHTVAISSPGYQNVEKEIDVTPGAKQDLSVELTMSEAPPEPTAPPPEPTAPPPEEPAKAEPKSKVPAYVTLGIAGASALVGTFFGIKALGAKSDFNDKPSTDAADDVERNALIADMAFGVAITLGVTGVVLLTSSDSDEKSAKGARYVAGPKFRVAPVIGPTGGGAAAQLTF; translated from the coding sequence ATGCAAAACTTCTCGTTTTCTATGCGCTTTCCCGGGTTGGGGGCCGCCATGGTGGCCGGTTGCCTCGCCACCACGTTCGCAGCACCGCCCGCCCAAGCCCAGGGCAAGGCCGCCGCGGCGAAGCCCGACAAGAAGACCGTGGACGCGGCTCGCAAGGCCTACGCTGCCGGCGAAAAGGCGTTCGCGGCGGGCAAGTACGAGGAAGCGTACGACAGCTTCAAGAAGGCGGACGAGGCGATTCCCTCTCCCCACGCCCAGTACTGGATGGCCGCCGCTCTGGACAAGCAGGGCAAGAAAGACGATGCGGCCGCAGCGTACGAGAAGTTCCTGGCCAACCCCGGCAAGGAAAAGGCAGGCGCCGACAAGCTCGACGAGGCCAAGAAGCGCCTCGAGGACCTGAAGGGCAAACCCATCGGTGAAGTGAGCATCGTGACCACGCCCGCGGGCGCTACGGTCATGATCGATGGCCAACCTCAAATGGGTGAGGCGCCGATGATCGTCAAGCTGGCGCCGGGCAAGCACACGGTTGCGATCAGCTCGCCGGGCTACCAGAACGTCGAGAAAGAAATCGACGTGACGCCCGGGGCGAAGCAAGACCTATCGGTCGAGCTCACCATGAGCGAAGCGCCACCGGAACCGACGGCACCGCCACCGGAGCCGACGGCACCGCCGCCCGAAGAACCCGCCAAGGCGGAACCCAAGAGCAAGGTCCCGGCCTACGTCACGCTGGGCATCGCAGGCGCCAGCGCGCTGGTGGGCACTTTCTTCGGCATCAAGGCGCTCGGCGCCAAGAGCGACTTCAACGACAAGCCGTCGACGGACGCGGCAGACGACGTCGAACGCAATGCGCTGATCGCCGACATGGCGTTTGGCGTGGCCATTACCCTAGGCGTGACGGGCGTGGTCTTGCTGACCAGCTCCGATAGCGACGAAAAGTCAGCCAAGGGCGCGCGCTACGTGGCGGGTCCGAAGTTCCGCGTGGCACCGGTCATCGGCCCCACGGGCGGCGGCGCTGCGGCTCAGCTGACCTTCTGA
- a CDS encoding ATP-binding protein: protein MKLGDSDDRPDLAAALHEVSNALTVVVGWLELARARASNHDAAAAIEVARTHAELGRRLARAALGAEAAGDPERDAADLAWSVARAVEPQASGKGVRVKVHAPQSEELLLPNPSAAMEVLLNLLFNAVAFSPKDGEILLELHTIGDDGARVRFVVHDQGPGVQADRADAIFEERHSTRPGGVGLGLPHSRKLAQSLGGQLLLVSTGGGACFQLEWPTTHTLSGTRSVAPPASLDGLRIAVLEDDPAVRALLELGLSARGAEVLCIERAEQIDDLSGIHVALVDLSPIAEDPARALARLRSRGEDLRTWLISGCATGIPEVIAKDVLGCIYKPFELAEIVERIAASNTDAQKLTG from the coding sequence GTGAAGCTGGGCGACTCCGACGATCGGCCGGATCTGGCCGCGGCCCTGCACGAGGTCTCCAACGCGCTGACCGTGGTCGTTGGCTGGCTCGAGCTGGCGCGCGCCCGCGCCTCGAACCACGACGCGGCGGCCGCCATCGAGGTTGCTCGCACCCACGCGGAGCTGGGGCGTCGTTTGGCTCGCGCCGCGCTTGGCGCCGAAGCCGCAGGGGATCCCGAGCGTGACGCAGCGGATCTCGCCTGGTCCGTGGCCCGCGCCGTCGAGCCTCAAGCCTCGGGCAAGGGCGTACGCGTCAAGGTGCATGCGCCGCAGAGTGAAGAGCTGCTACTCCCGAACCCGAGCGCCGCGATGGAGGTGCTGCTCAACCTGCTCTTCAACGCCGTCGCGTTCTCGCCGAAGGACGGCGAGATTTTACTCGAGCTTCACACCATAGGTGACGACGGCGCGCGGGTGCGCTTCGTGGTTCACGATCAAGGACCGGGCGTACAGGCCGACCGGGCCGACGCGATCTTCGAAGAGCGCCACTCCACTCGTCCCGGCGGCGTCGGGCTCGGATTGCCCCACTCACGCAAACTGGCGCAAAGCCTCGGCGGGCAGCTTCTGCTCGTGAGCACCGGCGGGGGTGCTTGCTTCCAGCTCGAGTGGCCCACCACGCACACCCTCAGCGGCACGCGCTCCGTTGCGCCGCCCGCATCCCTCGATGGCTTGCGTATCGCAGTGCTGGAGGACGATCCGGCCGTGCGCGCGTTGCTCGAACTCGGTCTGTCCGCTCGCGGCGCAGAGGTGCTGTGCATCGAGCGCGCCGAGCAAATCGACGATCTCTCAGGCATCCACGTCGCCCTCGTCGACCTTTCTCCCATCGCCGAGGATCCCGCGCGCGCCCTGGCCAGGCTGCGCAGTCGCGGCGAAGATCTGCGCACTTGGCTCATCAGCGGCTGCGCCACGGGCATTCCCGAAGTCATCGCCAAAGACGTTCTCGGCTGCATCTACAAACCCTTCGAACTCGCCGAAATCGTCGAGCGCATCGCGGCCTCGAATACCGACGCACAAAAGCTCACCGGCTGA
- a CDS encoding ion transporter → MVEVCRSIAESARFQSFITWVIVLAGVLVGVETYPSMLQAHGDLLHGLDKVVLGIFVLEIGIKMMAEGKRPWRYFHDSWNVFDFVIVAAAFLPVGSQYVTVLRLARLLRVLRLVRALPKLQLLVAALLKSIPSMGYVSLLLFLLFYVYGVAGVFMFGQNDPVHFSSLQLAMVSLFRAVTLEDWTDLMYIQMYGCDNYGYDGNPSCTAPQAYPVVGALYFISFVLIGTMIILNLFIGVIMNGMAEAQKESEELEESARFLRGEPVDTLHDELERLEKQVSELQATIGRLGRRAKAEHSLRPPAPDLPEALPSPAE, encoded by the coding sequence ATGGTCGAAGTTTGTCGGAGCATCGCAGAGTCGGCTCGCTTTCAGAGCTTCATCACTTGGGTCATCGTGCTGGCGGGCGTGCTCGTCGGCGTCGAGACGTATCCGAGCATGTTGCAGGCCCACGGGGACCTGCTGCACGGCTTGGACAAGGTGGTCCTTGGTATCTTCGTGCTCGAGATCGGCATCAAGATGATGGCCGAGGGCAAGAGGCCCTGGCGCTACTTCCACGACAGTTGGAACGTATTCGACTTCGTAATCGTGGCGGCAGCGTTCCTGCCCGTGGGCAGCCAATACGTGACGGTCTTGCGCCTGGCGCGACTGCTTCGGGTGCTGCGTTTGGTGCGCGCACTGCCAAAGCTGCAACTGCTCGTGGCGGCGCTGCTCAAGAGCATCCCGAGCATGGGCTATGTGTCACTGCTACTATTCCTGCTCTTCTACGTGTACGGCGTGGCGGGCGTCTTCATGTTCGGCCAAAACGACCCGGTGCACTTCTCCAGCTTGCAGCTGGCGATGGTCAGCCTGTTCCGCGCAGTGACGCTCGAAGACTGGACGGACCTCATGTACATCCAGATGTACGGCTGCGACAACTACGGCTACGACGGCAATCCATCCTGCACTGCTCCACAGGCCTACCCCGTCGTAGGAGCGCTGTACTTCATCAGTTTCGTTCTGATCGGCACCATGATCATCCTGAACCTCTTCATCGGTGTGATCATGAACGGCATGGCGGAAGCCCAGAAGGAGTCCGAAGAGCTGGAAGAATCCGCGCGCTTCTTGAGGGGAGAGCCCGTCGACACGCTACACGACGAGCTCGAGCGCCTGGAAAAGCAGGTGTCCGAACTGCAAGCAACGATCGGTCGCCTTGGCCGACGAGCCAAAGCGGAACACAGTCTGCGCCCGCCCGCACCCGACCTACCCGAAGCGCTGCCCAGCCCTGCAGAGTGA
- a CDS encoding HAD family phosphatase translates to MSGATPGLVIFDCDGVLVNSERIVCDVESVELARYGIAMTPEQARATFKGRTLPENARTVEQLGGDRLPPTWLYDWAMAIAAAFAERLQPVAGVREVVRELAARGQAMCVATQSPPARARLSLRLTELAPYFERRVFTASQVARGKPAPDLFLFAAEQMGVDPAAALVIEDSASGVRAAVAAGMRVLGYAADEDSGALAAAGATVFTDMSELPRLLGLHEAGSPTDSSAG, encoded by the coding sequence ATGAGCGGAGCGACGCCGGGGCTGGTGATTTTCGACTGCGACGGCGTACTCGTGAACAGCGAGCGCATCGTCTGCGACGTGGAGTCCGTCGAGCTGGCTCGCTATGGAATCGCCATGACCCCCGAGCAGGCCCGCGCCACTTTCAAGGGCCGCACGCTCCCCGAGAACGCCCGCACCGTCGAGCAACTCGGCGGCGATCGGCTGCCGCCCACGTGGCTCTACGACTGGGCCATGGCCATCGCGGCTGCCTTCGCCGAGCGCCTGCAGCCGGTGGCGGGGGTGCGCGAAGTGGTTCGAGAGCTGGCGGCGCGCGGTCAGGCGATGTGCGTCGCCACGCAGTCTCCGCCCGCGCGCGCTCGCCTCAGCTTGCGCCTGACCGAGCTGGCGCCCTACTTCGAGCGGCGGGTATTCACCGCGTCTCAGGTTGCCCGCGGCAAGCCCGCGCCGGATCTGTTCCTGTTCGCCGCGGAGCAGATGGGGGTCGACCCCGCAGCGGCCTTGGTCATCGAGGACTCCGCCAGCGGCGTGCGTGCCGCCGTGGCGGCGGGGATGCGCGTGTTGGGCTACGCCGCGGACGAAGACAGCGGCGCGCTGGCAGCGGCGGGGGCTACCGTGTTCACGGACATGAGCGAGCTGCCGCGGCTGCTCGGGTTGCACGAGGCTGGGAGCCCGACCGACTCGTCTGCGGGGTAG
- a CDS encoding redoxin domain-containing protein, with translation MGTDLVARTARGVGVVAFVCGVVACGGGDGSPGAAGAGGAMVGVGGSGFGTGGMGVGAGAPIGGGGAGGAGQDAGAGATGPAEPWKTNPAWGSDKCPPLPQGVTQGPLTGNYLANLTLKDCDGNDVALDHFCGASALWLFVAHGWCPHCKKTSSLAEQIQRDYEDQGLATAVVLVENAQGQPPTQADCKAWRTGYGLDHAAALYDPTGVALQLYEQNFTALSVFVGGDRVIAEKKHTDVESSLRTSIAALLK, from the coding sequence ATGGGAACGGACTTGGTGGCGCGGACGGCGCGGGGCGTCGGCGTGGTGGCGTTTGTGTGCGGCGTGGTGGCGTGTGGCGGCGGAGACGGGAGTCCCGGCGCTGCGGGGGCTGGCGGCGCGATGGTTGGGGTCGGCGGATCTGGCTTCGGCACGGGCGGCATGGGAGTCGGTGCTGGAGCGCCGATCGGTGGGGGCGGCGCGGGTGGTGCGGGCCAGGATGCGGGCGCGGGAGCGACCGGTCCCGCAGAGCCTTGGAAGACCAATCCTGCGTGGGGCAGCGACAAGTGTCCGCCGTTGCCGCAAGGGGTGACGCAAGGGCCGCTGACGGGCAACTACTTGGCGAACCTCACCCTGAAAGACTGCGACGGCAACGACGTCGCCCTCGACCACTTTTGCGGTGCATCGGCGCTGTGGCTCTTTGTGGCTCACGGCTGGTGTCCTCACTGCAAGAAGACGTCGAGCTTGGCCGAGCAGATCCAGCGCGACTACGAAGACCAAGGCCTCGCCACCGCCGTCGTGCTGGTCGAGAATGCCCAAGGGCAGCCGCCGACCCAAGCGGACTGCAAGGCGTGGCGCACGGGCTACGGCCTCGACCATGCGGCTGCGCTCTACGATCCAACTGGCGTGGCGCTTCAGCTCTACGAACAGAACTTCACAGCGCTCAGCGTTTTCGTGGGCGGCGACCGGGTCATCGCCGAGAAAAAGCACACCGACGTCGAATCCTCCCTGCGCACATCCATCGCGGCGCTACTGAAGTGA
- a CDS encoding type IV pilus twitching motility protein PilT, translating into MLVVLSGIVRIDAYIHHMARHGANALELESGKPGKFFFDTGERLTTSRIEHRELMAVLQEAASPETLQTLRQEAKASFTHDGESGRALVEVFIDRQDSWRIRLTPEGSPGVAASPVRPPQLDPPMPRGPQAVRSVQPPPVQGAPGEPALNVLLREMVRLGASDLHLSTGMEPMLRLHGSMALLERHGKLDARQLSELLSSILPERNRPEFDQDWDTDFAYAIEGVARFRANYFMDRNGPGAVFRQIPFEILSIDKLGLHEKVLDLCWLSKGLVLVTGPTGSGKSTTLAAMVNHINENRADHIITIEDPIEFVHPNKRCLVNQREVGVHTRSFKAALRAALREDPDIVLVGELRDLETIAIAIETAETGHLVFGTLHTTSATSTIDRIIDQFPADQQAQIRTMLSESLRGVIAQVLCKKKGGGRVAAYETLVTTPAISNLIREGKTYQIASALQTGRSLGMQTMNDHLLQHVTAGLVEPEEAFMKSNDKASFREALQRANIRLSM; encoded by the coding sequence GTGCTCGTGGTACTTAGCGGGATCGTGCGAATCGACGCCTACATCCACCACATGGCGCGCCATGGCGCGAACGCCCTCGAGCTCGAGAGCGGAAAACCCGGCAAGTTCTTCTTCGACACGGGCGAGCGGCTCACCACCTCGCGCATCGAGCACCGCGAGCTGATGGCCGTGCTGCAAGAAGCGGCCAGCCCCGAGACGTTGCAGACCCTGCGCCAAGAGGCCAAGGCCAGCTTCACCCACGACGGCGAAAGCGGCCGTGCACTGGTGGAGGTGTTCATCGATCGCCAAGACTCCTGGCGCATTCGCCTCACGCCCGAAGGCAGCCCGGGCGTGGCAGCGAGTCCAGTGCGACCGCCGCAGCTCGACCCACCCATGCCGCGCGGCCCCCAAGCGGTTCGCTCGGTGCAGCCTCCTCCGGTTCAAGGCGCCCCCGGCGAGCCAGCGCTGAACGTGCTGCTGCGAGAAATGGTGCGCCTCGGCGCAAGCGATCTGCACCTATCGACGGGCATGGAACCGATGCTGCGCTTGCACGGCTCGATGGCGCTGTTGGAGAGGCACGGCAAGCTCGACGCCCGTCAGCTGAGCGAACTCCTTTCGTCGATCCTGCCCGAGCGCAACCGTCCGGAGTTCGACCAGGACTGGGACACCGACTTCGCCTACGCGATCGAGGGAGTGGCGCGTTTTCGCGCGAACTACTTCATGGACCGCAACGGTCCTGGCGCCGTCTTTCGGCAAATCCCTTTCGAGATTCTCTCCATCGACAAGCTGGGCCTGCACGAAAAGGTCTTGGATCTGTGTTGGCTCTCCAAGGGCCTGGTGCTGGTCACGGGCCCGACGGGAAGCGGCAAGAGCACCACCCTGGCCGCGATGGTCAATCACATCAACGAAAACCGCGCCGACCACATCATCACCATCGAAGACCCGATCGAGTTCGTGCACCCGAACAAGCGCTGCCTGGTGAACCAGCGCGAGGTGGGCGTGCACACGCGCAGCTTCAAGGCGGCGCTACGAGCGGCGCTGCGTGAGGATCCGGACATCGTGCTGGTGGGTGAGCTTCGCGATCTGGAGACGATCGCCATCGCCATCGAGACTGCAGAAACGGGGCACCTGGTCTTCGGCACGCTGCACACCACCAGCGCAACCAGCACCATCGACCGCATCATCGATCAGTTCCCCGCGGACCAGCAGGCCCAGATCCGCACCATGCTCAGCGAGTCCTTGCGCGGCGTCATCGCGCAGGTGCTGTGCAAAAAGAAGGGCGGCGGGCGCGTGGCCGCCTACGAGACCCTGGTCACCACTCCCGCCATCTCCAACCTGATCCGCGAGGGCAAGACCTACCAGATCGCCAGCGCACTGCAGACCGGTCGCTCCCTGGGCATGCAGACCATGAACGACCACTTGCTCCAGCACGTGACCGCGGGCCTCGTAGAGCCCGAAGAGGCTTTCATGAAGTCCAACGACAAGGCCTCCTTCCGCGAAGCCCTCCAACGCGCCAACATCCGCCTCTCGATGTAA
- a CDS encoding SDR family oxidoreductase — protein MGETALITGASAGIGRELAQIFAREKTNLVLVARRRDRLESLSQELMAEHGIAALVVDEDLADPASPARVVEAVGREGWVIDFLVNNAGFGTNGSFAELDLERELAQIQVNVTSLVHMTRLVLPQMLARGRGRILNIGSTAGFQPGPFMAVYYASKAFVNHFTEALWYELKGTGVTATVSCPGATATEFAGIAGNDKSKLFQMGAASPAHIAREAHRAMMQGKPMVVHGLKNKIGLQSLRISPRAAVRNLAATLNKE, from the coding sequence ATGGGCGAAACGGCACTGATCACGGGCGCATCGGCGGGAATTGGTCGCGAACTCGCGCAGATCTTTGCGCGTGAGAAGACGAACCTCGTCCTGGTCGCGAGACGTCGCGATCGTCTGGAAAGCCTGTCCCAAGAGCTGATGGCGGAGCACGGCATCGCGGCGCTCGTCGTCGATGAAGACCTAGCGGACCCGGCAAGTCCTGCGCGAGTCGTGGAGGCTGTCGGTCGCGAAGGTTGGGTCATCGACTTCTTGGTGAACAACGCGGGCTTCGGCACCAATGGTTCCTTTGCCGAGCTCGACCTCGAGCGGGAGCTCGCCCAGATTCAGGTGAACGTGACTTCACTCGTCCACATGACCCGCCTCGTGTTGCCGCAGATGCTGGCGCGCGGTCGCGGGCGCATCCTCAACATTGGCTCGACCGCCGGCTTTCAGCCAGGCCCTTTCATGGCGGTGTACTACGCAAGCAAAGCGTTCGTGAACCACTTCACCGAAGCGCTCTGGTACGAGCTGAAGGGCACGGGCGTCACTGCCACCGTCAGTTGTCCGGGCGCAACGGCAACGGAGTTCGCGGGCATTGCCGGCAACGACAAGAGCAAGCTGTTTCAGATGGGCGCGGCGTCGCCCGCCCACATTGCACGCGAAGCGCATCGCGCGATGATGCAGGGCAAGCCGATGGTGGTGCACGGCTTGAAGAACAAGATCGGCTTGCAGTCGCTGCGAATCAGTCCGCGCGCTGCGGTGCGAAATCTCGCTGCAACCCTGAACAAGGAGTGA
- a CDS encoding alpha/beta hydrolase: MNLLLTAVGAYSAVCLLAYLGQRKLLFPAPTRGEVPVMDGAKLTKVTTPQGRVVHALHVPAVGSAPTVVHFHGNGEELADLVPLAWSFRRSGLGFFAVEYPGYGLSKAYAPSEADLYSDAEAALWHLHNGLSIPTEQVVLQGQSLGSGVATEMAKRGHGMRLVLISPFTSVPDVAREKLPILPAKLLLKDRFDNAAKAAGIALPVLIVHGTEDEVIPVQMGEALSKIFPNASLFLAEGAHHNDLFVQDGRRVLERIAAFAKGEYVEE; the protein is encoded by the coding sequence ATGAACTTGCTTCTCACCGCCGTTGGCGCTTACTCGGCCGTTTGTCTGTTGGCTTACCTCGGGCAGCGCAAGCTGCTGTTCCCGGCACCGACTCGCGGAGAAGTGCCCGTGATGGACGGTGCGAAGCTGACCAAGGTCACCACGCCCCAGGGCCGGGTGGTGCACGCGCTGCATGTTCCCGCCGTCGGCAGCGCGCCGACCGTCGTGCACTTCCATGGCAACGGCGAAGAGCTTGCCGATCTCGTCCCCTTGGCCTGGTCTTTCCGCAGGTCGGGCCTCGGCTTCTTTGCCGTGGAGTATCCGGGGTACGGTCTGTCGAAGGCCTACGCGCCCTCGGAGGCGGATCTCTACTCTGACGCCGAGGCGGCCTTGTGGCACCTCCACAATGGGCTCTCCATTCCGACGGAGCAGGTCGTGCTTCAGGGGCAGTCCCTCGGTAGCGGTGTCGCCACGGAGATGGCGAAGCGCGGCCACGGCATGCGGCTCGTGCTGATCAGTCCCTTCACTTCCGTTCCGGACGTGGCACGAGAGAAGCTGCCGATTCTGCCCGCGAAGCTGCTGCTCAAGGATCGCTTCGACAACGCGGCGAAGGCGGCGGGCATAGCCCTGCCGGTATTGATCGTCCACGGCACCGAGGACGAAGTCATCCCCGTGCAGATGGGGGAAGCGCTATCCAAGATATTCCCGAACGCGTCGTTGTTCCTGGCGGAGGGCGCGCACCACAACGACTTGTTCGTGCAAGATGGTCGCCGGGTACTGGAGCGCATTGCGGCCTTTGCCAAGGGCGAGTACGTGGAGGAGTGA
- a CDS encoding diguanylate cyclase, whose translation MRMTLPPPSALLSRVHATSDPAATRAAAAVQRALEGMEPSEPFAGAHTRIQRALGRDVDPHDLFAYWASRAPGNPRGDMRYRWELSHRRGVAMPPYAPEETRWRAWRAAEASLLEKDPFEFEQRLATPIILTENAELLAEAAGAGDDTARELLAEAAPVFRRDFAFFVQGLDPWQDTFALWCLTRRVEVFSILHPLAVAIATCYAASASESDGPVLGIRFPFHRQPLVSASAQLASALLALGSDMELVARIVEYVRGSELEAGGFADGNGEADVLTSLVAADLMARIDPSFDVTRAQSFFASVQGEDGMWRALGPDAPWLSAEVITLLIASRQPFATRFRWPYLPAANRDQKTGLPFFAYFSDLARLLAALPGLSSSDVELGFVDLVGFRAFNNAFGQERGDQVLRAFAEELTTLDQVRPIRDGGDEFILVGAPTRRGLRVDLEGFRRDWPERFRARFGADVPPVAPRILVGHTPAGSLISAREVLGKRITALKHVASAEDGVLEDLGRIH comes from the coding sequence ATGCGTATGACGCTTCCCCCGCCCTCGGCCTTGCTGAGTCGAGTCCACGCCACCAGCGATCCTGCTGCCACGCGTGCCGCGGCAGCGGTGCAGCGAGCCCTGGAAGGAATGGAGCCCTCCGAACCCTTTGCCGGGGCGCACACGCGCATTCAACGCGCCCTCGGACGCGACGTCGACCCGCACGATCTCTTCGCCTACTGGGCGTCGCGTGCGCCGGGCAACCCTCGTGGCGACATGCGCTATCGCTGGGAGTTGAGCCATCGACGTGGTGTCGCCATGCCACCCTACGCTCCAGAGGAGACTCGATGGCGCGCCTGGCGTGCTGCGGAGGCATCCCTGCTGGAGAAGGACCCCTTCGAGTTCGAGCAGCGCCTGGCCACGCCCATCATCCTGACGGAAAACGCGGAACTGCTCGCTGAAGCGGCAGGCGCAGGCGACGACACCGCGAGAGAACTCCTGGCCGAGGCGGCTCCGGTCTTCCGCCGCGACTTCGCGTTCTTCGTTCAAGGTCTCGACCCCTGGCAAGACACCTTCGCCCTGTGGTGCCTGACGCGGCGGGTGGAAGTCTTCTCCATTCTGCATCCTCTCGCGGTGGCCATCGCCACCTGCTACGCGGCGAGCGCGAGCGAGAGCGACGGCCCGGTGCTCGGCATCCGCTTTCCGTTCCACCGCCAGCCCCTGGTCAGTGCCAGTGCTCAGCTGGCGTCGGCGCTGCTGGCGCTCGGCTCGGACATGGAGCTGGTTGCTCGTATCGTGGAATACGTGCGTGGGTCGGAGTTGGAGGCAGGCGGCTTCGCCGACGGCAACGGAGAAGCGGACGTGTTGACCAGCTTGGTCGCAGCGGATCTGATGGCGCGCATCGATCCGAGCTTCGATGTCACTCGCGCGCAGTCCTTCTTCGCGTCCGTCCAAGGCGAGGATGGCATGTGGCGCGCGCTCGGTCCCGACGCGCCCTGGCTATCTGCCGAAGTGATTACCTTGCTCATCGCCTCGCGTCAGCCTTTTGCCACGCGCTTCCGCTGGCCCTACCTGCCTGCGGCCAACCGCGATCAGAAGACGGGGCTGCCGTTCTTCGCGTACTTCTCCGACTTGGCTCGGCTGTTGGCGGCGCTACCCGGCTTGTCGAGCAGCGACGTCGAGTTGGGCTTCGTCGACTTGGTGGGCTTTCGCGCCTTCAACAACGCTTTCGGGCAGGAGCGCGGCGACCAGGTGTTGCGCGCCTTTGCGGAAGAGTTGACCACCCTGGACCAAGTGCGTCCCATTCGTGACGGCGGCGACGAGTTCATTCTCGTGGGCGCGCCCACGCGCCGCGGTTTGCGTGTCGACCTCGAAGGCTTTCGTCGGGACTGGCCCGAGCGCTTTCGAGCGCGCTTCGGTGCGGATGTGCCCCCGGTCGCACCGCGAATCCTCGTGGGCCACACGCCCGCGGGCAGCCTGATTTCCGCGCGCGAAGTGTTGGGCAAGCGCATCACCGCTCTCAAGCACGTTGCCTCCGCCGAAGACGGCGTACTCGAAGACCTCGGCCGTATTCATTGA